In Oryza sativa Japonica Group chromosome 3, ASM3414082v1, one DNA window encodes the following:
- the LOC4332033 gene encoding heparanase-like protein 1 isoform X2 — translation MEVRLLLLVFICLHALLWAASAQQPEEATVIVKGSTKIAETNKNYICATIDWWPPEKCNYNQCPWGQSSILNLDLDHPFLAQAIQAFDNLRIRLGGSLQDRVVYDVGTNSPCAPFTNMSNGLFGFSDGCLSMDRWDKLNALFQKTGAIITFGLNALYGRYNVRRSFWASKWNSTNAYNFVKYTISKGYPVDSWEYGNELSGHGIGARVDATLYGKDAIELKSIFQQLYKAPLSQPSLLAPGGFFDQQWYTQLLQTSGHGVVSALTHHIYNLGGGNDAHLIRKILDPKYLDRSEDTYRDMQLTLQRHGTWASAWVSESGGVFNNGGELVSNTFINSIWQTLIGGHYGLLDTQTFLPNPDYYSALLWHRLMGREVLSVDINAPRKLRAYAHCRKQQQGITLLLINLSNTTGYNVTLQNDINVSLDKTASLHKHNSFSHSLRRAVSWLGRKPSSDVARREEYHLTAKDGDLQSKTMLLNGAPLELSDDGGVPAMSPALVAVNSPVYLAPTSIAFVVLPMFEAKACS, via the exons ATGGAGGTGAGGCTGCTGCTTCTAGTGTTCATATGTCTGCATGCTCTTCTTTGGGCGGCTTCGGCTCAGCAGCCAGAGGAGGCGACGGTCATAGTTAAGGGATCGACAAAAATCGCTGAAAcgaataaaaattatatatgtgctACAATCGATTGGTGGCCACCAGAGAAGTGTAACTATAATCAGTGTCCATGGGGCCAATCGTCAATTCTAAACTTG GATTTGGATCATCCCTTCCTGGCTCAAGCCATTCAAG CATTTGATAATTTGAGGATTAGACTGGGAGGCTCTTTGCAAGACCGAGTTGTTTATGATGTGGGTACAAACAGTCCATGCGCCCCGTTCACAAACATGTCAAATGGTTTATTTGGTTTCTCAGATGGTTGTCTAAGCATGGATAGGTGGGACAAACTGAATGCTCTATTCCAAAAAACAGG TGCAATTATCACATTTGGTCTGAATGCGCTCTATGGGAGGTACAATGTCCGTCGTTCTTTCTGGGCTAGCAAATGGAACTCTACAAATgcatataattttgtaaaatacaCAATCTCAAAGGGATATCCAGTTGACTCATGGGAATATG GTAATGAACTGAGCGGGCATGGAATTGGGGCAAGAGTCGATGCTACACTGTATGGAAAAGATGCAATTGAACTTAAATCCATCTTTCAACAGTTGTACAAGGCACCACTCTCCCAGCCATCCCTGTTAGCCCCTGGAGGATTCTTTGATCAGCAGTGGTACACTCAGCTACTTCAGACTTCTGGTCATGGCGTTGTCAGTGCTTTGACGCATCATATTTATAATCTTGGTGGAG GGAATGATGCCCACCTTATAAGGAAGATATTAGATCCAAAGTATTTAGATCGTTCAGAAGATACTTATAGGGATATGCAACTCACCCTTCAAAGGCATGGAACATGGGCTTCTGCCTGGGTCAGCGAAAGCGGAGGTGTATTCAACAATGGCGGTGAACTTGTGTCAAACACTTTCATCAATAGCATCTG GCAGACTCTGATTGGTGGCCACTATGGTCTACTTGACACCCAAACTTTTTTGCCAAATCCTGATTACTATAG TGCTCTACTATGGCATCGGCTTATGGGCAGGGAAGTTCTTTCAGTTGATATCAATGCGCCGCGTAAACTGCGTGCTTATGCTCATTGCAGGAAACAGCAG CAAGGAATCACCCTCCTGTTGATCAACCTGAGCAATACCACCGGATACAACGTCACCCTCCAGAATGACATCAATGTCAGCCTTGACAAAACAGCCAGCCTTCATAAGCACAATTCTTTCTCACACAGCCTCAGAAGAGCGGTTTCATGGCTGGGGCGCAAGCCGTCAAGCGACGtcgcgaggagggaggagtacCACCTGACGGCCAAGGACGGCGACCTCCAGAGCAAGACGATGCTGCTCAACGGCGCACCGCTGGAACTctcggacgacggcggcgttccggccaTGAGCCCTGCGCTCGTTGCTGTCAACTCGCCGGTGTACCTGGCACCGACATCGATCGCCTTTGTAGTTCTTCCAATGTTTGAGGCCAAGGCCTGTTCTTGA
- the LOC4332033 gene encoding heparanase-like protein 1 isoform X1 yields MEVRLLLLVFICLHALLWAASAQQPEEATVIVKGSTKIAETNKNYICATIDWWPPEKCNYNQCPWGQSSILNLDLDHPFLAQAIQAFDNLRIRLGGSLQDRVVYDVGTNSPCAPFTNMSNGLFGFSDGCLSMDRWDKLNALFQKTGAIITFGLNALYGRYNVRRSFWASKWNSTNAYNFVKYTISKGYPVDSWEYGNELSGHGIGARVDATLYGKDAIELKSIFQQLYKAPLSQPSLLAPGGFFDQQWYTQLLQTSGHGVVSALTHHIYNLGGGNDAHLIRKILDPKYLDRSEDTYRDMQLTLQRHGTWASAWVSESGGVFNNGGELVSNTFINSIWYLDQLGMASKYNTKIFCRQTLIGGHYGLLDTQTFLPNPDYYSALLWHRLMGREVLSVDINAPRKLRAYAHCRKQQQGITLLLINLSNTTGYNVTLQNDINVSLDKTASLHKHNSFSHSLRRAVSWLGRKPSSDVARREEYHLTAKDGDLQSKTMLLNGAPLELSDDGGVPAMSPALVAVNSPVYLAPTSIAFVVLPMFEAKACS; encoded by the exons ATGGAGGTGAGGCTGCTGCTTCTAGTGTTCATATGTCTGCATGCTCTTCTTTGGGCGGCTTCGGCTCAGCAGCCAGAGGAGGCGACGGTCATAGTTAAGGGATCGACAAAAATCGCTGAAAcgaataaaaattatatatgtgctACAATCGATTGGTGGCCACCAGAGAAGTGTAACTATAATCAGTGTCCATGGGGCCAATCGTCAATTCTAAACTTG GATTTGGATCATCCCTTCCTGGCTCAAGCCATTCAAG CATTTGATAATTTGAGGATTAGACTGGGAGGCTCTTTGCAAGACCGAGTTGTTTATGATGTGGGTACAAACAGTCCATGCGCCCCGTTCACAAACATGTCAAATGGTTTATTTGGTTTCTCAGATGGTTGTCTAAGCATGGATAGGTGGGACAAACTGAATGCTCTATTCCAAAAAACAGG TGCAATTATCACATTTGGTCTGAATGCGCTCTATGGGAGGTACAATGTCCGTCGTTCTTTCTGGGCTAGCAAATGGAACTCTACAAATgcatataattttgtaaaatacaCAATCTCAAAGGGATATCCAGTTGACTCATGGGAATATG GTAATGAACTGAGCGGGCATGGAATTGGGGCAAGAGTCGATGCTACACTGTATGGAAAAGATGCAATTGAACTTAAATCCATCTTTCAACAGTTGTACAAGGCACCACTCTCCCAGCCATCCCTGTTAGCCCCTGGAGGATTCTTTGATCAGCAGTGGTACACTCAGCTACTTCAGACTTCTGGTCATGGCGTTGTCAGTGCTTTGACGCATCATATTTATAATCTTGGTGGAG GGAATGATGCCCACCTTATAAGGAAGATATTAGATCCAAAGTATTTAGATCGTTCAGAAGATACTTATAGGGATATGCAACTCACCCTTCAAAGGCATGGAACATGGGCTTCTGCCTGGGTCAGCGAAAGCGGAGGTGTATTCAACAATGGCGGTGAACTTGTGTCAAACACTTTCATCAATAGCATCTG GTATCTTGATCAGCTTGGAATGGCATCTAAGTACAATACAAAAATATTCTGCAGGCAGACTCTGATTGGTGGCCACTATGGTCTACTTGACACCCAAACTTTTTTGCCAAATCCTGATTACTATAG TGCTCTACTATGGCATCGGCTTATGGGCAGGGAAGTTCTTTCAGTTGATATCAATGCGCCGCGTAAACTGCGTGCTTATGCTCATTGCAGGAAACAGCAG CAAGGAATCACCCTCCTGTTGATCAACCTGAGCAATACCACCGGATACAACGTCACCCTCCAGAATGACATCAATGTCAGCCTTGACAAAACAGCCAGCCTTCATAAGCACAATTCTTTCTCACACAGCCTCAGAAGAGCGGTTTCATGGCTGGGGCGCAAGCCGTCAAGCGACGtcgcgaggagggaggagtacCACCTGACGGCCAAGGACGGCGACCTCCAGAGCAAGACGATGCTGCTCAACGGCGCACCGCTGGAACTctcggacgacggcggcgttccggccaTGAGCCCTGCGCTCGTTGCTGTCAACTCGCCGGTGTACCTGGCACCGACATCGATCGCCTTTGTAGTTCTTCCAATGTTTGAGGCCAAGGCCTGTTCTTGA
- the LOC4332034 gene encoding probable galacturonosyltransferase 14, giving the protein MQLRISPSMRSITISSSNGVVDSMKVRVAPQPPPPPPPLALQGVVTPGAGRRGGGGGGGGGGGGWWGAGWYWRAVAFPAVVALGCLLPFAFILAAVPALEADGSKCSSIDCLGRRIGPSFLGRQGGDSMRLVQDLYRIFDQVNNEESPDDKRIPESFRDFLLEMKDSHYDARTFAVRLKATMENMDKEVKKLRLAEQLYKHYAATAIPKGIHCLSLRLTDEYSSNAHARKQLPPPELLPLLSDNSFQHYILASDNILAASVVVSSTVRSSSVPHKVVFHVITDKKTYPGMHSWFALNSISPAIVEVKGVHQFDWLTRENVPVLEAIENHRGVRNHYHGDHAAVSSASDSPRVLASKLQARSPKYISLLNHLRIYLPELFPNLNKVVFLDDDIVIQRDLSPLWKINLEGKVNGAVETCRGEDNWVMSKRFRTYFNFSHPVIARSLDPDECAWAYGMNIFDLAAWRKTNIRETYHFWLKENLKSGLTLWKFGTLPPALIAFRGHLHGIDPSWHMLGLGYQENTDIEGVRRSAVIHYNGQCKPWLDIAFKNLQPFWTKHVNYSNDFIRNCHILEPQYDKE; this is encoded by the exons atgcagCTGCGGATCTCGCCGAGCATGCGCAGCATCACCATCTCGAGCAGCAATGGCGTCGTCGACTCGATGAAGGTGCGGGTGGCGCCgcagccgcccccgccgccgccgccgctcgcgctgcAGGGGGTGGTGACGCCGGGCGCgggccgccgtggcggcgggggagggggaggtggcggtggcggtgggtggTGGGGGGCGGGGTGGTACTGGCGCGCCGTGGCGTTCCCGGCCGTCGTGGCGCTCGGCTGCCTCCTGCCCTTCGCCTTCATCCTCGCCGCAGTGCCGGCGCTCGAGGCCGACGGCAGCAAGTGCTCCTCCATCG attGCTTGGGGAGGCGAATAGGGCCTAGTTTCCTTGGTAGGCAGGGGGGTGATTCTATG AGGCTGGTGCAAGATCTGTATAGGATTTTTGATCAGGTTAACAATGAAGAATCTCCTGATGATAAAAGAATACCAGAATCATTCAGGGACTTTCTTCTGGAGATGAAGGATAGCCATTACGATGCTAGAACATTTGCTGTTAGGTTGAAAGCTACG ATGGAAAACATGGATAAGGAAGTAAAGAAGTTAAGGCTGGCAGAGCAATTATATAAACATTATGCTGCAACTGCTATTCCCAAGGGCATACATTGCCTGTCTCTGCGTCTTACTGATGAATATTCCTCAAATGCTCATGCTCGGAAACAGTTGCCACCACCTGAACTGTTACCTTTACTTTCTGATAATTCATTCCAACATTACATTCTAGCCAGTGATAATATCCTTGCTGCTTCAGTTGTTGTGAGCTCAACTGTCCGATCTTCGTCAGTACCTCATAAAGTAGTATTTCATGTTATTACTGATAAGAAAACGTATCCGGGGATGCATTCTTGGTTTGCTCTTAATTCTATATCACCTGCTATAGTTGAAGTGAAAGGTGTTCACCAGTTTGATTGGTTGACGAGAGAAAATGTTCCAGTACTAGAGGCTATAGAAAACCATCGTGGAGTCAGAAATCACTACCATGGAGATCATGCGGCAGTTTCTAGTGCAAGTGACAGTCCGAGAGTGCTTGCTTCAAAGCTGCAGGCTCGAAGTCCCAAATACATATCCCTGCTTAACCATCTCCGCATTTATTTGCCTGAG CTTTTTCCGAACCTCAACAAGGTGGTCTTTCTTGATGACGACATTGTTATTCAGCGTGATTTGTCTCCCCTTTGGAAGATCAATCTCGAAGGGAAGGTGAATGGTGCTGTGGAGACCTGCAGAGGAGAAGATAACTGGGTGATGTCTAAGCGCTTCAGGACATATTTCAATTTTTCCCACCCTGTGATAGCTCGGAGTCTTGACCCAGATGAATGTGCATGGGCATATGGGATGAATATATTTGACTTGGCAGCTTGGAGGAAGACAAACATCAGAGAGACATACCATTTCTGGTTGAAAGAG AATCTAAAATCTGGTCTTACTCTCTGGAAATTTGGCACTTTGCCGCCTGCGCTAATAGCATTCAGGGGCCACCTGCATGGCATAGATCCATCTTGGCACATGCTTGGCCTAGGATACCAAGAAAATACAGACATTGAGGGTGTTAGGAGATCTGCAGTGATCCACTACAATGGCCAGTGCAAGCCATGGCTAGACATTGCTTTTAAGAACCTACAACCATTTTGGACAAAGCACGTAAATTACTCCAATGACTTTATTAGAAACTGCCATATTTTGGAGCCCCAGTATGATAAAGAGTGA
- the LOC4332035 gene encoding receptor kinase-like protein Xa21: MAAAAAAPRFLPVRPLFLLLLLLVLAGVASGKTVKRDVKALNEIKSSLGWRVVYSWVGDDPCGHGDLPPWSGVTCSQQGDYRVVTELEVYAVSIVGPFPTAVTNLLDLKRLDLHNNKLTGPIPPQIGRLKHLRILNLRWNKLQDVLPPEIGELKKLTHLYLSFNNFKGEIPVELANLPELRYLYLHENRFTGRIPPELGTLKNLRHLDVGNNHLIGTLRDLIGNGNGFPSLRNLYLNNNDLTGVLPDQIANLTNLEILHLSNNRLIGSISPKLVHIPRLTYLYLDNNNFIGRIPEGLYKHPFLKELYIEGNQFRPGSKSKGTHKVLELPDADILV; encoded by the exons atggccgccgccgccgccgccccccggtTCTTGCCCGTCCGCCCgctctttctcctcctcctcctcctcgtcctggCCGGCGTCGCAAGCGGCAAGACGGTCAAGAGGGACG TGAAAGCATTGAATGAGATCAAATCTTCGTTAGGATGGAGAGTTGTCTACTCATGGGTTGGTGATGACCCTTGCGGGCATGGTGATCTGCCCCCCTGGTCTGGTGTGACCTGTTCTCAGCAAGGAGATTACAGAGTTGTCACCGAACT TGAAGTCTATGCTGTATCAATAGTCGGTCCTTTCCCTACAGCAGTTACAAACCTTTTGGATTTAAAAAGATT GGATCTACACAATAACAAGTTGACAGGGCCCATTCCCCCACAGATTGGACGGCTGAAACACCTCAGGATATT GAACCTGAGGTGGAACAAGCTTCAGGATGTGCTCCCACCTGAAATTGGTGAACTGAAGAAACTGACACATTT ATATTTGAGCTTCAATAACTTCAAAGGTGAAATTCCTGTGGAGCTTGCAAACCTACCAGAACTGCGCTATCTGTATCTTCATGAGAACCGCTTTACTGGGAGGATCCCTCCTGAACTTGGAACTCTCAAGAACCTTCGTCACCT GGATGTTGGTAACAACCACTTGATAGGCACCCTCAGGGATTTAATTGGCAATGGGAATGGTTTCCCCTCCCTCAGAAATCT GTATCTTAACAATAATGATTTGACTGGCGTTCTGCCAGACCAGATTGCAAATTTGACAAACCTCGAGATACT GCACTTGTCTAATAATAGGCTGATTGGATCGATATCACCAAAGCTAGTTCATATTCCAAGATTGACCTATTT ATACTTGGACAATAACAACTTCATTGGGAGGATTCCTGAAGGATTATACAAACATCCATTTTTGAAGGAGCT GTACATTGAAGGAAACCAATTTAGACCAGGAAGCAAATCAAAAGGAACGCACAAGGTGCTTGAATTACCTGATGCTGACATCTTAGTTTAA
- the LOC9266909 gene encoding UDP-glucose flavonoid 3-O-glucosyltransferase 7, with amino-acid sequence MQSPENAAPRVYFIPFPTPGHALPMCDLARLFASRGADATLVLTRANAARLGGAVARAAAAGSRIRVHALALPAEAAGLTGGHESADDLPSRELAGPFAVAVDLLAPLFADLLRRRPADAVVFDGVLPWAATAAAELRVPRYAFTGTGCFALSVQRALLLHAPQDGVASDDEPFLVPGLPDAVRLTKSRLAEATLPGAHSREFLNRMFDGERATTGWVVNSFADLEQRYIEHYEKETGKPVFAVGPVCLVNGDGDDVMERGRGGEPCAATDAARALAWLDAKPARSVVYVCFGSLTRFPDEQVAELGAGLAGSGVNFVWVVGGKNASAAPLLPDVVHAAVSSGRGHVIAGWAPQVAVLRHAAVGAFVTHCGWGAVTEAAAAGVPVLAWPVFAEQFYNEALVVGLAGTGAGVGAERGYVWGGEESGGVVVCREKVAERVRAAMADEAMRRRAEEVGERARRAVEVGGSSYDAVGALLEDVRRREMAADPRNVKEV; translated from the coding sequence ATGCAGTCGCCAGAGAATGCGGCACCGCGCGTGTACTTCATCCCGTTCCCGACGCCGGGGCACGCGCTGCCGATGTGCGACCTCGCGCGCCTCTTCGCGTCCCGCGGCGCCGACGCGACGCTCGTCCTCACGCGCGCCAACGCCGCCAggctcggcggcgccgtcgcccgcgccgccgccgcgggatcACGGATCCGCGTCCACGCGCTCGCCCTGCCCGCCGAGGCCGCGGGGCTCACGGGCGGCCACGAGAGCGCCGACGACCTCCCCAGCCGCGAGCTCGCGGggcccttcgccgtcgccgtcgacctcctcgCGCCGCTCTTCGCCGACCTCCTGCGGCGCAGACCCGCCGACGCCGTGGTGTTCGACGGCGTCCTCCCGTGGGCTGCCACCGCGGCGGCCGAGCTCCGCGTCCCGCGGTACGCGTTCACGGGGACGGGGTGCTTCGCGCTCTCGGTGCAGCGAGCACTGCTGCTCCACGCCCCGCAGGACGGCGTCGCGTCGGACGACGAGCCGTTCCTCGTGCCGGGCCTCCCCGACGCGGTGCGGCTCACCAAGTCGAGGCTCGCCGAGGCGACCCTCCCCGGCGCGCACTCGCGGGAGTTCTTGAACCGAATGTTCGACGGCGAGCGCGCCACGACGGGGTGGGTGGTCAACTCCTTCGCCGACCTAGAGCAGAGGTACATCGAGCACTACGAGAAGGAGACGGGGAAGCCCGTGTTCGCCGTCGGGCCGGTCTGCCTCgtcaacggcgacggcgacgacgtcatggagcgcgggcgcggcggggaaCCGTGCGCCGCCAcggacgccgcgcgcgcgctggCGTGGCTCGACGCGAAGCCCGCGCGGTCGGTGGTGTACGTCTGCTTCGGCAGCCTCACCCGGTTCCCGGACGAGCAGGTCGCGGAGCTCGGCGCGGGGCTCGCGGGCTCCGGCGTGAACTTCGTGTGGGTCGTCGGGGGCAAGaacgcgtcggcggcgccgctgctccCGGACGTCGTGCACGCCGCCGTGTCGTCCGGCCGCGGCCACGTGATCGCGGGGTGGGCGCCGCAGGTGGCGGTGCTGAGGCACGCGGCGGTGGGCGCGTTCGTGACGCACTGCGGGTGGGGCGcggtgacggaggcggcggcggccggggtgcCGGTGCTGGCGTGGCCGGTGTTCGCGGAGCAGTTCTACAACGAGGCGCTGGTGGTCGGGCTCGCCGGCAcgggcgccggcgtcggcgcggaGAGGGGGTACGTGTGGGGAGGCGAGGAGTCCGGCGGGGTGGTGGTGTGCAGGGAGAAGGTGGCGGAGAGGGTGCGCGCCGCCATGGCTGAcgaggcgatgcggcggcgggcggaggaggtcggcgagcgcgcgcgccgcgccgtcgaggTGGGCGGGTCGTCGTACGACGCCGTCGGCGCGCTGCTGGAGGATGTGCGGCGccgggagatggcggcggatcCACGGAACGTGAAGGAAGTATGA
- the LOC4332036 gene encoding plant intracellular Ras-group-related LRR protein 7, which produces MGCCSSRSADSPASRVTRWRSTGIVALRDARLKVVPNEVLQVGNSLRILDLTNNKIAEIPQEVGTLVNMQRLVLAGNLVESIPANIGYLRNLKILTLDRNKISVLPEELGSLSNLQQLSISQNSLSRLPKSVGDLRNMLLLNVSDNKLIALPESIGGCSSLEELQANGNSIEDVPSSICNLVCLKSLSLNGNKIRQLPQNLLKDCKALQNISLHDNPISMDQFQQMDGFTEFEARRRKKFDKQIDSNVMMSSTALDEGIDLN; this is translated from the exons ATGGGCTGCTGCAGCAGCCGGAGCGCGGACTCGCCGGCCAGCCGCGTCACGCGCTGGCGCTCCACCGGGATCGTCGCCCTCCGCGACGCCAGATTGAAG GTAGTACCAAATGAAGTTCTACAAGTAGGGAATTCCCTGAGGATTCTGGATTTGACTAACAATAAGATAG CTGAGATTCCCCAGGAAGTTGGCACACTCGTGAATATGCAAAGACTT GTTTTGGCTGGTAATTTGGTTGAAAGCATCCCAGCTAACATTGGATATCTGCGGAATCTTAAAATCCTCACACTTGACAGAAATAAGATCTCTGTCTTACCTGAAGAAT TGGGTTCTCTATCAAATCTTCAACAACTCTCTATTTCTCAGAATTCTTTATCACGCCTGCCTAAGAGTGTAGGAGATTTGCGCAAT ATGTTGCTACTCAATGTATCTGACAACAAACTAATTGCACTTCCTGAATCAATTGGAGGTTGCAGTTCCCTGGAAGAATTGCAGGCAAATG GAAATTCAATTGAAGACGTGCCTTCATCAATCTGTAACCTTGTTTGCCTCAAATCCCTATCATTGAACGGGAATAAGATTCGTCAG CTTCCCCAAAACCTACTGAAAGACTGCAAGGCTCTTCAGAACATATCGTTGCATGACAATCCAATCTCGATGGACCAGTTTCAACAA ATGGATGGCTTTACGGAATTTGAGGCACGCCGAAGGAAAAAATTTGACAAACAGATTGATTCAAATGTCATGATGAGTTCCACAGCACTGGATGAAGGCATTGATTTGAACTAG
- the LOC4332036 gene encoding plant intracellular Ras-group-related LRR protein 7 isoform X1 — translation MGCCSSRSADSPASRVTRWRSTGIVALRDARLKVVPNEVLQVGNSLRILDLTNNKIAEIPQEVGTLVNMQRLVLAGNLVESIPANIGYLRNLKILTLDRNKISVLPEELGSLSNLQQLSISQNSLSRLPKSVGDLRNLVTFRKVSSLLMLLLNVSDNKLIALPESIGGCSSLEELQANGNSIEDVPSSICNLVCLKSLSLNGNKIRQLPQNLLKDCKALQNISLHDNPISMDQFQQMDGFTEFEARRRKKFDKQIDSNVMMSSTALDEGIDLN, via the exons ATGGGCTGCTGCAGCAGCCGGAGCGCGGACTCGCCGGCCAGCCGCGTCACGCGCTGGCGCTCCACCGGGATCGTCGCCCTCCGCGACGCCAGATTGAAG GTAGTACCAAATGAAGTTCTACAAGTAGGGAATTCCCTGAGGATTCTGGATTTGACTAACAATAAGATAG CTGAGATTCCCCAGGAAGTTGGCACACTCGTGAATATGCAAAGACTT GTTTTGGCTGGTAATTTGGTTGAAAGCATCCCAGCTAACATTGGATATCTGCGGAATCTTAAAATCCTCACACTTGACAGAAATAAGATCTCTGTCTTACCTGAAGAAT TGGGTTCTCTATCAAATCTTCAACAACTCTCTATTTCTCAGAATTCTTTATCACGCCTGCCTAAGAGTGTAGGAGATTTGCGCAAT CTTGTTACATTCCGTAAAGTTTCTTCTTTACTA ATGTTGCTACTCAATGTATCTGACAACAAACTAATTGCACTTCCTGAATCAATTGGAGGTTGCAGTTCCCTGGAAGAATTGCAGGCAAATG GAAATTCAATTGAAGACGTGCCTTCATCAATCTGTAACCTTGTTTGCCTCAAATCCCTATCATTGAACGGGAATAAGATTCGTCAG CTTCCCCAAAACCTACTGAAAGACTGCAAGGCTCTTCAGAACATATCGTTGCATGACAATCCAATCTCGATGGACCAGTTTCAACAA ATGGATGGCTTTACGGAATTTGAGGCACGCCGAAGGAAAAAATTTGACAAACAGATTGATTCAAATGTCATGATGAGTTCCACAGCACTGGATGAAGGCATTGATTTGAACTAG
- the LOC4332037 gene encoding B3 domain-containing protein Os03g0212300: MEDQMANLRLTDFEFFRIILPGSSKTKLKLPYKFARELGDRELREARLRVAGEGRRPWDVKVFDDDVSGDVYLGRGWQEFARAHDLRDGHFLVFRYDGAAAFTVTVFDETMCRRDYRRHHDAAESGSSSSSDSSDAAAAVATAAAEGVGDVALSQFAVTLRQCNLEDKQAQYLNVPMEFQEAHEYARREKVVLRMRGEAWTVRLKHSRRERGQRTAFRYGWHRFCVDNGLAVGDTCFFRVLREGDLRRGGAADDHVLKVAVRKADGTTLE, encoded by the exons ATGGAGGACCAGATGGCTAACCTTCGCTTGACTGACTTCGAGTTCTTCAGGATCATCCTGCCCGGATCCTCCAAAACGAAACTG AAGCTGCCTTACAAGTTCGCGAGGGAGCTTGGGGACCGAGAGCTCCGGGAGGCGAGGCTGCGGGTcgccggcgaggggcggcgccCGTGGGACGTGAAGGTGTTCGACGACGACGTCAGCGGCGACGTGTACCTGGGCCGCGGCTGGCAGGAGTTCGCCCGCGCCCACGACCTGCGTGACGGCCACTTCCTCGTCTTCCGctacgacggcgccgccgcgttcaCCGTCACCGTCTTCGACGAGACCATGTGCCGCCGCGactaccgccgccaccacgacgCCGCCG AGagcggaagcagcagcagcagcgacagcagtgatgcggcggcggcggtggcgacggcggcggcggagggggtcGGCGACGTGGCGCTGTCGCAGTTCGCCGTGACGCTGCGGCAGTGCAACCTCGAAGACAAGCAGGCGCAGTACTTG aacGTGCCGATGGAGTTCCAGGAGGCGCACGAGTACGCGAGGCGGGAGAAGGTGGTGCTGCGGATGCGCGGGGAGGCATGGACGGTGAGGCTGAAGCACAGCAGGCGGGAGCGCGGCCAGCGCACGGCGTTCCGGTACGGGTGGCACCGGTTCTGCGTCGACAacggcctcgccgtcggcgacaCCTGCTTCTTCCGCGTCCTCCGCGAGGGcgacctccgccgcggcggtgccGCCGACGACCACGTGCTCAAGGTCGCCGTGCGCAAGGCCGACGGCACCACCCTCGAGTGA
- the LOC4332038 gene encoding SNAP25 homologous protein SNAP32-like: MDKKQTSLGTPVYRTNPFDSDSDSEVPSRPSRAQSVPVRRTDQSIQELEDYAVDKVEETSRKVNDCVRAAEAIREDATKTLVTLHRQGEQITRTHRVAADIEHDLSMSEKLLGSLGGLFSKTWKPKRNQQIKGPISQNNSFTSSANHMEQRQRLGISSTRQPSPNQVHRSPATAIEKVQVEIAKQDDALSDLSNMLGELKGMALDMGTEIERQNKSLDAFGDDVDELNFRVKGANQRGRRLLGK; encoded by the exons ATGGATAAGAAACAGACCTCGTTAGGCACTCCTGTCTACAGGACAAATCCCTTCGATTCTGACTCTGATTCTGAAGTGCCCTCAAGACCGTCAAGGGCACAATCTGTCCCAGTGCGACGCACAGATCAATCTATACAAGAGCTGGAGGACTATGCTGTTGATAAAGTAGAAGAAACATCACGCAAAGTAAATGATTGTGTCAGAGCCGCTGAAGCAATCAGAGAAGATGCTACAAAAACACTGGTTACTTTGCATCGTCAAGGTGAACAGATCACCCGAACTCATCGAGTAGCCGCGGATATTGAACACGATCTTAGTATG AGTGAGAAGCTTTTGGGAAGTCTAGGGGGGCTGTTTTCCAAGACATGGAAGCCAAAGAGAAACCAACAGATAAAAGGACCGATTTCACAAA ATAATTCTTTCACAAGTTCAGCGAACCACATGGAACAGAGGCAGAGGCTAGGTATTTCCTCAACACGTCAGCCATCTCCAAATCAAGTACATCGTTCACCTGCAACTGCAATCGAGAAAGTTCAG GTTGAGATAGCAAAGCAGGATGATGCGCTCTCAGACTTGAGTAACATGTTGGGAGAGCTGAAGGGTATGGCATTGGATATGGGCACAGAAATTGAAAG GCAAAATAAATCACTGGATGCTTTCGGTGATGATGTTGATGAACTGAACTTCAGAGTTAAAGGGGCAAACCAACGGGGACGCCGGTTATTGGGCAAATGA